One genomic window of Vibrio mangrovi includes the following:
- a CDS encoding hybrid sensor histidine kinase/response regulator: MNELIRCAVYKDDISKLAIRHKFQAIFRCYRFSAAQQDYFMLMSGELVLQLLAAFGECSLHFVLNNESITVICPVPEGAESVRFYIPGLMSEQNHREIIWHVPCVANYHPTESEIKRLEKQLQEKSRDELMYELQLKNQQLAQHQVGLEQEIARRTKDLQASEAFSRTIIDGAPSCVVILDDQGKILLWNNTAETLYHYRSKDVLGKDCLQLLKMVLPEPLAEILQPPISIRDQKKIHGGFFEVETYTKSGEMVPIDLGITIYLLNDRCQVALFLRDVSARKIVENELNEARAKAEDALKVKSMFLANMSHEIRTPMNAIIGMSHLALKTELTTKQRDYLSKIHNSASLLLGIINDILDFSKIEAGKLSIEHVNFELDDIFHNVSIITGQKAFDKGLELLFSVPRGLPKKLCGDPLRLGQVIINLVNNAVKFTEQGEISVAVREVQRQLDKIQLEFTVSDSGIGMSREQIERLFTAFTQADGSTTRKYGGTGLGLSICRRLVELMGGDIRVESEPGKGSHFVFDVWLKTDRAGDTVPEVLPHTLEDIRALVVDDNEHALTVMGDMLDILPNKPILAGSGAEALERINEAVTTENPVNLVFMDWNMPDMDGIETSRRIRQSLPQNYQPYIVMVTAYDKDELTGAAEEINLSGYLSKPVGQSHLFDLLVTLFAPSPSERVSRKSKSDRSAKSQGDFSGLRVLLVEDNEINQQIAVELMEERGMEVTVANHGREALSLLEQSLHDSVGFDVIFMDLQMPEMDGYEASEHIRSNPAYDDIPLIAMTAHAMVEERERCLGLGMNDHLSKPIEPNLLFSTIQKWCHTAEQPVDDSPDSEENGAVAKPAQSPLGKVSFLDYRNGLMRVAGNESLYQRLLSQLIDKEYNIVSRIQIALEQEETERAILMAHTLKGSAANLGLMLLSDIAARIEVSIKNGEGENALALILKEAERHLAQLIPALCEALDRPEPSSHRQNHLTPESIAVIHRLDSLLEQYDGYAVEYLDEHYPLLNTLLKSASFDTCCKCINDCDFEAASQALRKAVSIYPLELTVVAGKGDG, encoded by the coding sequence ATGAATGAGTTGATCCGATGTGCTGTCTATAAGGACGATATCAGCAAACTGGCGATCAGGCATAAATTTCAGGCAATCTTTCGTTGTTATCGTTTCAGCGCCGCTCAGCAGGATTACTTCATGCTCATGAGTGGTGAATTAGTGCTTCAGTTGCTCGCTGCATTTGGCGAATGTTCACTTCATTTTGTGTTAAACAATGAGAGCATCACGGTGATATGTCCGGTTCCTGAGGGTGCTGAATCAGTCCGGTTTTATATTCCCGGCCTGATGAGTGAACAGAATCATCGGGAAATTATCTGGCATGTTCCGTGTGTTGCAAATTACCACCCAACAGAATCAGAAATAAAGCGGCTGGAAAAACAGTTACAGGAGAAAAGTCGCGATGAGCTGATGTATGAACTTCAACTGAAGAACCAGCAACTGGCCCAGCATCAGGTCGGGCTGGAACAGGAAATTGCACGACGCACAAAGGATTTGCAGGCCAGTGAAGCTTTCTCCCGGACGATTATTGACGGTGCACCATCCTGCGTCGTGATTCTGGATGATCAGGGTAAGATCCTGCTGTGGAACAATACGGCGGAAACTCTCTATCACTATCGGAGCAAAGACGTTTTAGGTAAGGATTGTCTTCAACTGCTGAAAATGGTGCTGCCTGAACCTCTGGCGGAGATCCTGCAACCACCGATATCCATCCGGGATCAAAAGAAAATTCATGGCGGATTTTTTGAAGTTGAGACTTATACTAAATCCGGCGAGATGGTTCCGATTGATCTGGGGATTACCATTTATCTGCTGAACGATCGTTGTCAGGTCGCTTTATTTCTGCGGGATGTCTCGGCCCGTAAGATTGTTGAAAATGAACTGAATGAAGCCAGAGCAAAGGCTGAAGATGCACTCAAGGTCAAATCCATGTTTCTGGCCAACATGAGTCATGAGATCAGAACGCCGATGAATGCAATTATCGGCATGTCTCATCTAGCGCTGAAAACTGAACTGACAACTAAACAGCGGGATTACCTGTCTAAAATTCATAATTCTGCATCACTTTTGCTGGGTATAATCAATGACATACTGGACTTCAGCAAGATTGAAGCCGGAAAGTTGTCCATTGAACATGTCAATTTTGAACTGGACGATATCTTTCACAATGTATCGATTATTACCGGTCAGAAAGCTTTTGATAAAGGTCTGGAGTTACTGTTTTCTGTTCCCAGAGGGTTGCCGAAGAAATTGTGTGGTGATCCGCTGCGCTTAGGTCAGGTGATTATTAATCTGGTCAATAATGCGGTGAAGTTTACTGAACAGGGGGAAATTTCGGTTGCGGTGAGAGAAGTACAGCGACAACTGGATAAGATTCAACTGGAGTTTACGGTTTCAGATTCGGGGATTGGAATGAGCCGTGAGCAGATCGAACGGTTATTTACCGCATTTACTCAGGCGGATGGCAGCACGACCCGGAAGTATGGCGGAACGGGATTGGGGTTGTCTATTTGTCGGCGTCTGGTTGAGTTAATGGGCGGTGATATCCGGGTTGAAAGTGAGCCGGGGAAAGGCAGCCATTTTGTCTTTGACGTCTGGCTGAAAACGGATCGGGCCGGAGATACGGTCCCGGAAGTTCTGCCTCATACTCTGGAAGATATCCGGGCATTGGTGGTCGATGATAATGAACACGCATTGACGGTGATGGGCGATATGCTGGATATTCTGCCGAATAAACCGATTCTGGCTGGCAGTGGTGCCGAGGCACTGGAGCGGATCAATGAGGCAGTGACAACAGAGAATCCGGTTAATCTGGTGTTTATGGACTGGAACATGCCGGACATGGATGGGATCGAAACCAGTCGCCGGATCCGCCAAAGCCTGCCACAGAACTATCAGCCTTACATCGTGATGGTGACTGCCTACGACAAAGATGAATTAACCGGAGCGGCAGAAGAGATCAATCTGTCCGGTTATCTGTCTAAGCCTGTCGGACAGTCTCATCTGTTTGATTTGCTGGTGACACTGTTTGCTCCTTCCCCTTCTGAGCGTGTTTCCCGTAAGTCGAAATCTGATCGTTCTGCAAAATCTCAGGGGGATTTTTCCGGTCTGAGGGTTTTGCTGGTTGAAGATAACGAAATTAACCAGCAGATTGCAGTGGAGTTGATGGAGGAGCGGGGCATGGAAGTCACGGTTGCCAATCATGGCCGGGAAGCTCTCTCGCTGTTAGAGCAGTCTCTGCACGATAGTGTTGGTTTTGATGTGATATTCATGGATTTACAGATGCCGGAAATGGATGGTTATGAAGCCAGTGAACATATCCGGAGTAATCCTGCTTATGATGATATTCCGCTGATTGCCATGACGGCTCATGCCATGGTGGAAGAACGGGAACGTTGTCTCGGTCTGGGAATGAATGATCATCTTTCTAAACCCATCGAGCCGAATCTGCTGTTCAGTACCATTCAGAAGTGGTGTCATACGGCGGAGCAGCCGGTGGATGATTCCCCGGATAGTGAGGAAAACGGTGCTGTGGCGAAACCGGCTCAGTCTCCACTGGGGAAGGTTTCTTTTCTGGATTACCGGAACGGACTGATGAGAGTTGCCGGTAATGAAAGTCTCTATCAGCGTTTGCTTTCTCAGCTGATCGACAAAGAATATAACATTGTCTCACGCATTCAGATTGCACTGGAACAGGAGGAAACGGAGCGAGCGATACTAATGGCTCACACTCTGAAAGGTTCAGCCGCTAATCTGGGGTTGATGTTGCTTTCCGATATCGCAGCCCGGATTGAAGTTTCAATCAAAAACGGTGAAGGAGAAAATGCACTTGCGTTGATTCTGAAGGAAGCCGAAAGACATCTCGCGCAGCTGATTCCAGCTTTGTGCGAGGCTCTGGATCGTCCGGAACCTTCAAGTCACCGGCAAAACCATCTGACCCCGGAGAGTATTGCTGTGATTCATCGGCTGGATTCACTTCTGGAGCAGTATGACGGCTACGCTGTTGAGTATCTTGACGAACATTATCCTCTCCTCAATACTTTATTAAAATCGGCTTCATTTGACACTTGTTGTAAATGTATCAACGACTGTGATTTTGAAGCGGCCAGTCAGGCACTCAGAAAAGCAGTCAGCATCTACCCACTGGAGCTTACAGTTGTGGCAGGGAAAGGCGATGGATGA
- a CDS encoding response regulator, whose translation MDDERDTVLIVDDNAENRSLLGGLLKPHFHVLITTRGEQAIKVCQQHRPDIVLLDIMMPEIDGYEVCRRLKSDERTQSIPVIFLTAKSQIEDEQKGFDAGAVDYILKPISPPILLARVHTHLRLKHAMSALATQNTILEERVRERTRNLECLQDATIEAMASLAETRDNETGNHIRRTQRYIKLLAEELVRRGLYLQQLSPDMIKALFKSAPLHDIGKVGIPDAILLKAGKLTEEEFELMKSHTEIGRNVIASVESAIDFESDFLRFAKEIAMSHQEKWDGSGYPQGLQGKNIPLSARLMALADVYDALISKRVYKPAFPHEKAVGIIKEGSGKHFEPAIVEAFMAIEQQFREVASTYRDEGFNEESFPSLNQASG comes from the coding sequence ATGGATGATGAAAGAGATACTGTATTAATTGTTGATGATAATGCTGAAAACCGCTCTTTGCTGGGCGGGCTTTTAAAGCCTCACTTTCATGTCTTGATTACGACCCGTGGTGAACAGGCGATTAAGGTGTGTCAGCAACATCGTCCGGATATTGTTCTGCTTGATATCATGATGCCTGAAATTGATGGCTACGAAGTCTGCCGCCGTTTAAAGAGCGATGAACGGACTCAATCAATCCCCGTGATTTTTCTGACGGCTAAATCGCAGATTGAAGATGAACAGAAAGGTTTTGATGCCGGAGCTGTTGATTATATTCTCAAACCGATTAGTCCGCCGATTCTGCTGGCCAGAGTCCATACACACCTCCGCCTGAAACATGCGATGTCGGCCCTGGCGACTCAGAATACGATTCTGGAAGAGCGGGTTCGGGAGAGAACCCGTAATCTGGAATGTTTGCAGGATGCGACGATTGAAGCGATGGCTTCTCTGGCTGAAACCAGAGACAACGAAACCGGTAACCATATCCGCCGGACACAGCGTTATATTAAACTGCTGGCGGAGGAACTGGTCCGGCGGGGGCTTTATCTGCAACAACTGAGTCCGGATATGATCAAAGCTTTGTTTAAATCCGCACCGTTACATGACATCGGTAAAGTCGGAATTCCTGACGCCATTCTGCTGAAAGCAGGGAAACTGACCGAAGAAGAATTTGAGCTGATGAAAAGCCATACCGAGATTGGCCGGAATGTGATTGCTTCCGTGGAATCAGCCATTGATTTTGAAAGTGATTTTCTGAGATTTGCCAAAGAAATTGCCATGAGTCATCAGGAAAAATGGGATGGTTCCGGATATCCGCAGGGGTTACAAGGAAAGAATATTCCACTCAGTGCCCGCTTAATGGCATTAGCCGATGTGTATGATGCACTGATTTCCAAACGGGTTTATAAACCGGCATTCCCGCATGAAAAAGCAGTCGGGATCATCAAAGAAGGTTCAGGAAAACATTTTGAACCGGCGATCGTCGAAGCTTTCATGGCAATAGAGCAGCAATTCAGAGAAGTTGCCAGCACCTACAGAGATGAAGGATTTAATGAAGAATCTTTCCCTTCACTGAATCAGGCCAGTGGTTAA
- a CDS encoding AvrE-family type 3 secretion system effector — MEIRNHSIHSVDTVQSVSHQKSEPTLLQKSHSPRHSDVPSLSREGEQAQLPQQLTQKSSDAEGNPVAKQKHKKSFSLKNMMKFGKNKSEAKPASFSQQTQQNSGKHAAGAENKQAEKTPDALKQANTEVKSSQNNWMSKLGFKSHQKAKEKNAGDQSTENTLAKEKYTKPESQNSLRKHFQATTPSGDPRNSHLAAESAATSTHEAETFEESPDVEAFIRNGLQRTGLPTIPESELEGIDSDDESTDGNQASFDSSRGKLPDSAEQPNTQRPGKEMAFNPSHSISETGETSGSGIGRLSSSSSSSVTSASESGTGTLMPPQLGIEKGKLTIGQETPASLATILKETLGRDAQKYTLHESHNQGQEQLLLDKQGRVFQMNTNSQTGIVALHSSTPVMNPDAKPASLLGHLNESGHSIASENHLALATGVHTDQNGDHWRIHEGKLHQLNSQGEWQAADSEIKKLSAGGDNQLYGLKNNNQLVDMATRQSSTVTEQDISSFSLNKEGEVALLLKPQGEHPQTLRFSPTLTADSGRALDVTPQYDAQAHPELQQSPPELTTIGMSGDKLFAVDKDNQLLAASLPKEGQSTLQFTVLDQPELQNAFGKDVQFEDFTHQDDGQISLLVKDHNDQRHSCPINESGATFKPGWNLSDVLHIDNQQGLETLDTSHLHAQEFEKQGAFTIADGKLYAKDQLTQQWTKAADNVDSLIRGQNGQPYALQKGELKTVTFVDKSDTIGYGDDNVFSLTQSRGSVGLDSGPKGLPEGKIKSAAVIDNYQHVTLTESNELKHTQIRSGTNTPMVPTHTIDTHGIDGEISQIGTDQNERLYALTKEGKLFSLSAQDWKKPQDSQNHVTWSPEPADELGDTQGAQLGLSKDRQLTLTTASGDLYVKQGEKWQAVAPAEPEQKNSVRDELFNNLAAATKGFKVTKGGVQYKVAAQLGGLMGMETNKVSSKFSDRLKAHVFKPTLETPRPVKIAAYSVQHQWKGREGLGKLYKQESKLYSQLEEHNEQIKTERLPKRSTDIQTRLSQLNLGEAGQSLKDDLEAFRQELETSAERQLTKLGIHQGVLKPDGEINKKYKPSKIKDFAQQANTSRSGHDLSDELLTSWRQLQVSPDSKVKQMLKDFTAMKVNMSHQKTEVPMGRQRDPNDDMALAKARLVLDTMMLRQVDQLVEKASLLSDTNPEPKLIDSLKQDLSRIRDKNYEQNRVKHYTDQGMVSHKDVEAGYDAAKFFIKAFSKEDHGVNLLTRAALKAQDKTELSQKLSGLMHSLKPTDNIAITRSYSAESSVTFTPSFMQDKIISMFPSAGGGQGRNYGFELDAVDDGVMISITGNLGLSGQGNLGMNKNMLPYATGSSADSLKVPLNDGHQTFKPDFVVGAGLTAGGKFAHHNELKFTVREADIDKFAESLVNGTITPDELVDQGIEHVTMSGSKYDFSVDLGLNVAARARLDFTDEGENPTFMARAGGGLSAGLNLFSTKRDKLEYHGIENSKYRDNNKTGVLNTASAGADIGLTAGINIATTDGDVTAFANARTAASVSVDNSVKTRGELKSKRAEPITAKDINKLCDSLGAQFTDPASKKVLEDVKGMQDINTQFEALSSHFLNKEKVTAKNDKQHAALLGINKAETQHLAASRGAEVMSEVKAVVSHSNPTQLDRPGVLNFLLSLIAPSKKDALAEQIHSMIQEDPIVGKVIDDIRSRPNVVTWVTMELKDELRTKMEKDFALGKMTMADAQKAMQDPENRRLKSISFFETGEHKEGFASPTLFVGGASSANIYMERIAGTINFKYGADQDVPRSYTLGGEIVTAQPEIAQAVSDLKKDGLEVKA, encoded by the coding sequence ATGGAAATTCGTAATCATTCAATTCATTCAGTCGATACGGTGCAAAGTGTCTCCCACCAGAAGTCAGAACCGACGCTGTTACAGAAAAGCCATTCACCCCGACACAGTGACGTTCCCAGCTTATCCCGTGAGGGAGAACAGGCACAGTTGCCTCAGCAGCTCACACAAAAATCCAGTGATGCAGAAGGCAACCCGGTCGCAAAGCAAAAACACAAAAAGAGTTTTTCTCTGAAAAATATGATGAAGTTTGGTAAAAATAAATCAGAGGCCAAACCTGCATCATTCTCACAACAAACACAGCAGAACTCAGGGAAACATGCTGCCGGAGCCGAAAACAAACAGGCAGAAAAAACGCCGGATGCACTGAAACAGGCAAATACTGAAGTAAAATCCAGCCAGAATAACTGGATGTCTAAACTGGGCTTCAAATCTCATCAGAAAGCAAAAGAAAAAAATGCCGGAGATCAGTCAACAGAAAATACGCTTGCTAAAGAAAAGTACACCAAACCCGAATCTCAAAATTCCTTACGTAAACATTTTCAGGCAACCACTCCATCCGGCGACCCCAGAAATTCCCATCTCGCAGCAGAAAGTGCCGCCACAAGTACACACGAAGCAGAAACATTTGAAGAATCTCCGGATGTAGAAGCTTTTATCAGAAACGGCTTACAACGAACCGGGTTACCGACGATTCCGGAGTCCGAACTAGAAGGTATCGATTCGGACGATGAAAGCACTGACGGCAACCAGGCTTCATTTGACAGTTCCAGAGGTAAGCTCCCCGATTCAGCCGAACAGCCGAATACCCAACGTCCCGGCAAAGAGATGGCATTCAATCCATCTCATAGTATTTCCGAAACCGGAGAAACATCGGGCTCTGGTATTGGTCGCTTATCCTCTTCTTCGTCGTCTTCGGTGACGTCTGCGTCAGAGTCAGGAACAGGAACACTCATGCCACCTCAGCTCGGAATAGAGAAAGGCAAACTGACTATCGGGCAGGAAACTCCAGCGTCTCTGGCAACCATTCTGAAAGAAACACTGGGTCGGGATGCACAAAAATATACTTTGCATGAGAGCCACAATCAGGGACAGGAACAGCTATTACTGGATAAACAAGGGCGCGTGTTCCAGATGAACACCAACTCACAGACCGGCATTGTCGCCTTACACAGCTCGACACCAGTCATGAACCCGGATGCTAAACCGGCTTCGCTTCTTGGACATCTGAACGAATCCGGTCATTCGATTGCCAGTGAAAATCATCTGGCACTTGCAACCGGTGTCCACACCGATCAGAACGGCGATCACTGGCGTATTCATGAAGGGAAACTGCACCAACTGAATTCTCAGGGAGAATGGCAGGCTGCCGATAGTGAAATCAAAAAACTTTCAGCCGGCGGAGACAACCAGCTCTACGGCCTGAAAAATAATAATCAGTTGGTTGATATGGCGACCAGACAGAGCAGTACAGTAACCGAGCAGGACATTTCTTCATTCAGCCTGAATAAGGAAGGCGAAGTCGCCCTGCTCTTAAAACCGCAGGGAGAACATCCGCAGACACTGAGATTCTCACCGACACTTACGGCAGATAGCGGACGGGCTCTGGATGTTACACCTCAGTATGACGCTCAGGCACATCCGGAATTGCAGCAATCGCCGCCGGAGCTTACGACGATCGGCATGTCTGGGGATAAACTATTTGCGGTAGATAAAGATAATCAGCTTCTGGCTGCATCACTCCCCAAAGAAGGCCAGTCAACACTTCAGTTCACCGTACTGGATCAACCGGAACTGCAGAATGCGTTTGGTAAAGATGTTCAGTTCGAAGACTTTACCCATCAGGATGACGGTCAGATTTCCCTGCTGGTCAAAGATCATAATGATCAGCGCCATAGCTGTCCGATCAACGAATCTGGTGCCACTTTTAAGCCAGGCTGGAACCTTTCGGATGTCTTACATATTGATAACCAACAGGGTCTGGAAACGCTGGACACCAGTCATCTTCATGCTCAGGAATTCGAAAAACAAGGCGCATTTACCATTGCTGACGGAAAACTGTACGCCAAAGATCAACTGACCCAACAGTGGACAAAAGCAGCGGACAACGTCGACAGTCTGATCCGGGGACAAAACGGACAACCTTATGCCTTACAGAAAGGAGAACTCAAGACCGTCACTTTCGTCGATAAATCCGATACCATCGGCTACGGGGATGATAATGTCTTTTCGCTCACTCAGTCCCGGGGAAGTGTCGGACTGGATTCCGGGCCGAAAGGACTTCCCGAAGGAAAAATTAAGTCAGCCGCCGTTATCGATAATTATCAGCATGTAACACTCACCGAATCCAATGAGCTGAAACATACTCAGATCCGTTCAGGAACCAACACTCCAATGGTTCCGACACACACCATCGATACTCATGGCATCGACGGTGAAATCAGTCAGATTGGCACCGATCAGAATGAGCGTCTTTATGCGCTGACCAAAGAAGGGAAGCTTTTCAGCCTCTCCGCGCAAGACTGGAAAAAGCCTCAGGACAGCCAGAATCATGTCACATGGTCACCAGAGCCTGCTGATGAACTGGGTGACACTCAGGGAGCTCAGTTAGGTCTGTCCAAAGACCGCCAGCTAACACTCACCACCGCATCCGGTGATCTCTATGTGAAACAGGGTGAAAAATGGCAGGCCGTTGCCCCGGCAGAACCTGAGCAAAAAAATAGTGTCCGTGACGAACTGTTCAATAACCTTGCTGCTGCAACCAAAGGGTTCAAAGTAACGAAAGGTGGTGTGCAGTACAAAGTAGCCGCTCAGTTGGGTGGTCTGATGGGGATGGAAACCAACAAAGTCAGTAGTAAATTCTCTGACCGGCTGAAAGCACATGTGTTCAAACCAACACTGGAAACTCCACGTCCGGTAAAAATTGCGGCTTATAGCGTACAGCACCAGTGGAAAGGACGTGAAGGTTTAGGCAAGCTGTACAAGCAGGAAAGCAAACTGTATTCACAGCTGGAAGAACACAATGAACAGATCAAAACTGAACGTCTGCCAAAACGTTCGACCGATATCCAGACCCGGCTGTCTCAGCTCAATCTGGGCGAAGCAGGTCAGTCTCTGAAAGATGATCTGGAAGCTTTCCGCCAAGAACTGGAAACCAGTGCAGAGCGTCAGTTAACCAAGTTAGGTATTCATCAGGGGGTTCTCAAACCCGACGGTGAAATCAATAAAAAATATAAACCATCCAAAATAAAAGATTTTGCTCAGCAGGCTAATACAAGCCGTTCCGGACATGATCTGAGTGATGAACTGCTAACCAGTTGGCGTCAGCTTCAGGTATCTCCGGACAGCAAAGTCAAACAGATGCTGAAAGATTTCACCGCGATGAAAGTCAACATGAGTCACCAGAAGACCGAAGTACCGATGGGACGTCAGCGAGATCCAAATGATGATATGGCACTGGCGAAAGCACGTCTGGTACTCGATACCATGATGCTGCGCCAGGTTGATCAACTGGTCGAAAAAGCCAGTTTGCTCTCAGATACCAATCCGGAACCGAAGCTTATCGACTCTCTCAAACAGGATCTTTCCCGGATCAGAGACAAGAATTACGAGCAGAATCGGGTCAAACACTACACCGATCAGGGCATGGTCAGTCATAAGGATGTAGAAGCCGGATATGATGCTGCGAAGTTCTTCATCAAAGCTTTCAGCAAAGAAGACCACGGGGTAAACCTGCTGACCCGGGCCGCTCTGAAAGCTCAGGATAAAACCGAACTGAGCCAGAAACTGTCCGGACTGATGCACTCGCTCAAACCGACCGATAACATCGCGATCACCCGGAGTTACTCGGCTGAAAGCTCTGTGACATTCACGCCGAGCTTCATGCAGGATAAGATCATCAGTATGTTCCCCAGTGCTGGTGGCGGACAAGGTCGTAACTACGGATTTGAGCTTGATGCTGTAGACGATGGTGTCATGATCTCTATTACCGGCAATCTGGGCCTCTCCGGTCAGGGGAATCTGGGGATGAACAAAAATATGCTTCCCTATGCGACCGGTAGTTCGGCTGATTCGCTCAAAGTTCCGCTCAATGACGGTCATCAAACCTTTAAACCGGATTTCGTTGTCGGTGCAGGATTGACCGCTGGCGGCAAATTTGCCCATCACAATGAGCTGAAGTTTACAGTTCGTGAGGCCGATATTGATAAGTTTGCCGAAAGTCTGGTCAACGGCACTATCACACCTGATGAATTAGTTGATCAGGGGATTGAACATGTCACCATGAGTGGCAGTAAATACGATTTCAGTGTCGATCTCGGCCTGAATGTCGCCGCCAGAGCCCGGCTTGATTTTACCGATGAAGGGGAAAACCCGACTTTCATGGCACGTGCCGGTGGCGGTCTCAGCGCTGGACTCAACCTGTTTTCCACCAAACGGGATAAACTCGAATATCATGGCATCGAGAACTCCAAATACCGTGATAACAACAAAACAGGTGTACTCAATACCGCTTCTGCCGGTGCGGATATCGGTCTGACAGCCGGGATCAATATCGCCACGACCGATGGAGATGTAACGGCATTTGCCAATGCACGAACCGCCGCTTCGGTCTCGGTCGACAACTCCGTTAAAACCAGAGGAGAATTAAAATCCAAACGGGCTGAACCGATCACTGCAAAAGATATTAACAAGCTCTGTGATTCACTTGGCGCTCAGTTCACGGATCCAGCCAGTAAGAAGGTTCTGGAAGATGTCAAAGGTATGCAGGACATCAATACTCAGTTCGAAGCATTGTCATCTCATTTTCTGAATAAAGAAAAGGTGACTGCCAAGAATGACAAACAGCACGCCGCATTACTGGGAATCAATAAAGCAGAGACTCAGCATCTGGCAGCCAGCCGGGGTGCTGAAGTCATGTCCGAGGTCAAGGCAGTCGTGTCTCACAGCAACCCGACACAACTGGATCGTCCGGGAGTGCTGAACTTCCTGCTCTCATTGATCGCCCCATCGAAAAAAGATGCGCTGGCCGAACAGATTCATTCCATGATTCAGGAAGATCCGATCGTCGGTAAAGTCATTGATGATATCCGTTCGCGTCCCAATGTTGTGACCTGGGTAACGATGGAGCTCAAAGACGAACTTCGGACCAAAATGGAAAAAGATTTTGCGCTGGGCAAAATGACCATGGCTGATGCCCAGAAAGCGATGCAGGATCCGGAAAACCGTCGTCTTAAATCCATCAGCTTCTTCGAAACCGGAGAGCATAAAGAAGGATTCGCCTCTCCGACACTGTTTGTTGGTGGTGCCAGCTCTGCCAACATCTACATGGAGAGAATTGCCGGTACCATTAACTTCAAATACGGTGCCGATCAGGATGTGCCCCGCAGCTACACGCTGGGCGGTGAAATTGTCACAGCCCAGCCTGAAATTGCTCAGGCAGTCAGTGACCTGAAAAAAGACGGACTGGAGGTTAAAGCCTGA
- a CDS encoding pectate lyase, whose amino-acid sequence MISINLRMPQTNDWMQNAPPSGQSDTQNRPENRSLSPGAAQGQQDSPAMQLFNMLIQALLQMAQDGAGKDGAGAQDPFKTSGGSNDAMQGLGNQMLNSAMNPTSNGGGQLSPSTSPLNREVGKMMDNNPGAFGNPQAPAAGAPAGNPSAAAPVAAGASPAVGSPSGTGTSGSSGTGASSVNMFPTADSKNAVVIDEPIVVKAGETFDGKGKTFTASSKLGDGGQSEDQKPLFVLEDGASLKNVVLGDNEADGIHTHGDAKLDNVHWTDVGEDALTMKKGGTVEISNSSAKNADDKIFQLNDDGKLILNNVQADNFGKLVRTNGGQQGNWDIQLNDVTATNGKHALVQSDSNTVSVSGNNVNTENVKGMYILPDSGKLNIS is encoded by the coding sequence ATGATTAGCATCAATTTACGTATGCCTCAAACGAATGACTGGATGCAGAATGCCCCGCCATCCGGGCAGTCAGACACACAGAACCGTCCGGAAAACCGCTCGCTTTCTCCGGGTGCTGCACAGGGACAACAGGATAGCCCGGCAATGCAGCTTTTCAACATGCTGATTCAGGCACTTCTCCAGATGGCACAGGATGGCGCTGGGAAAGACGGAGCAGGAGCACAGGACCCTTTCAAAACCTCCGGCGGTTCCAATGACGCGATGCAAGGTCTGGGAAACCAGATGTTAAACAGCGCAATGAATCCCACCAGCAACGGCGGTGGTCAACTCTCTCCATCTACAAGCCCGCTCAATCGTGAAGTCGGCAAAATGATGGACAACAACCCGGGAGCATTTGGCAATCCGCAGGCACCAGCAGCGGGAGCACCGGCCGGAAATCCGTCAGCAGCAGCTCCAGTAGCCGCAGGTGCATCTCCTGCCGTTGGTAGTCCATCAGGCACAGGAACCTCAGGAAGTTCTGGTACCGGAGCATCATCAGTCAATATGTTCCCGACAGCCGACTCTAAGAATGCCGTCGTTATTGATGAACCTATCGTTGTCAAAGCAGGTGAGACTTTTGATGGTAAAGGTAAAACATTTACTGCCAGTAGCAAACTGGGTGATGGTGGACAGTCAGAAGATCAAAAACCACTTTTTGTTCTTGAAGATGGTGCATCGCTGAAAAATGTTGTTCTGGGCGATAACGAAGCCGACGGTATTCATACCCACGGTGATGCGAAACTCGACAATGTTCACTGGACAGATGTCGGTGAAGACGCCCTGACCATGAAAAAAGGCGGAACCGTCGAGATTTCAAACAGTAGTGCTAAAAATGCTGATGACAAAATCTTCCAGTTAAACGATGACGGCAAACTCATTCTGAATAATGTGCAGGCTGATAACTTCGGCAAACTGGTCCGGACGAACGGTGGACAGCAAGGTAACTGGGATATCCAGCTTAATGATGTGACCGCCACGAACGGCAAGCATGCTTTAGTACAGAGTGACAGTAACACGGTCAGCGTTTCAGGCAACAACGTGAACACTGAAAATGTCAAAGGAATGTACATCCTGCCGGATTCAGGAAAATTAAACATTTCTTAA